A genomic segment from Acidobacteriota bacterium encodes:
- a CDS encoding DUF4279 domain-containing protein gives MIDNKTDNFLFLHPIDDSDESCERTCAELRIYSGKMKPSEVTEIMGIKPTEEVIAGEKHYGIMTGRVRIDKVNCWFLSSETFVISKDLRRHLDWIYERLEPRTEAIKLLQAERGVEMLVHCIWWSQFGGGGPTLWPKQMRNLADLNLECTFDFQYYGDEE, from the coding sequence ATGATTGATAACAAAACAGATAATTTCCTTTTTTTACACCCAATCGATGATTCGGATGAATCCTGTGAACGGACATGCGCAGAATTGCGTATCTACTCAGGTAAAATGAAACCCTCGGAAGTGACCGAGATAATGGGAATTAAACCAACGGAAGAGGTAATTGCTGGGGAGAAGCATTATGGCATTATGACGGGACGTGTTCGGATTGACAAAGTTAACTGTTGGTTTTTGTCTTCCGAAACATTTGTCATATCGAAAGATCTGAGACGCCACCTGGATTGGATATATGAAAGATTGGAACCACGTACTGAAGCCATAAAATTGCTTCAGGCAGAAAGAGGGGTCGAAATGCTTGTACATTGCATCTGGTGGTCTCAATTCGGAGGAGGCGGTCCGACGCTTTGGCCAAAGCAAATGCGTAATCTAGCCGATCTGAATCTCGAGTGTACTTTCGACTTTCAATATTACGGTGATGAAGAGTAA
- a CDS encoding aldehyde dehydrogenase family protein, whose protein sequence is MVREYRMYIDGAWSEAADGEFYEDFNPFTGEVFARVASGKRADAARAVAAAAAAFPAWSRTLPSERRRLFLKAGDILEQKRDEVVAILAEETGCASGFAMFQAGFTPGLLREAASQVHQSAGEILPSDLPGAFHMTLRQPVGVVAGIGPWNAPLILSLRSICMPIAYGNTAVLKPSTESSAAGGVLIAEVFHQAGFPKGVLNVVTNGPGRSGEIGDEFIENPIVRRISMTGSSSVGRQLAEKAGRHLKRVALELGGQNPMIILADADIDHAVRAATFGAFLHQGQICMSTRRILIERPVAARFTEQFVKRVSGLKVGNPRDPETVIGPIINRGQLEDIQKSVAGAVRDGARILCGGRAEGPCYLPTVVAGARPGTPFSCEETFGPVVSIIEVDDVEQAIAVANETRYGLSASVITRDFNRGLAIAERIESGIVHINDQTVHDEPQVPFGGIKDSGWGRFGGRAGLEEFTELRWISMQRSPRQYPF, encoded by the coding sequence ATGGTCAGGGAATACCGGATGTACATCGACGGGGCGTGGAGCGAGGCGGCCGACGGCGAGTTCTACGAGGACTTCAATCCCTTCACCGGGGAGGTTTTCGCCCGCGTGGCCTCGGGCAAGCGGGCCGACGCCGCCCGCGCGGTGGCCGCCGCCGCGGCCGCGTTCCCGGCCTGGTCCCGCACCCTCCCCTCCGAGCGCCGGCGCCTCTTCCTCAAGGCCGGCGATATCCTGGAGCAGAAGAGGGACGAAGTCGTGGCCATTCTCGCGGAGGAGACGGGCTGCGCCTCCGGTTTTGCCATGTTCCAGGCGGGCTTCACCCCCGGGTTGCTGCGGGAGGCCGCTTCCCAGGTGCACCAGTCCGCCGGGGAAATCCTCCCCTCCGACCTCCCCGGCGCCTTTCACATGACCCTGCGCCAGCCGGTGGGGGTGGTGGCCGGCATCGGGCCCTGGAACGCGCCGCTGATCCTGTCGCTGCGCTCGATCTGCATGCCCATCGCGTACGGCAACACGGCGGTGCTCAAGCCCTCGACCGAGTCCTCGGCCGCCGGCGGCGTCCTGATCGCCGAGGTGTTCCACCAGGCCGGCTTTCCCAAAGGGGTCCTGAACGTCGTCACCAACGGTCCCGGCCGGAGCGGCGAAATCGGGGACGAGTTCATCGAGAACCCGATCGTGCGCCGCATCTCCATGACCGGTTCCTCCTCCGTCGGGCGCCAGCTGGCCGAGAAGGCGGGGCGCCACCTCAAGCGCGTGGCCCTGGAACTGGGGGGGCAGAACCCCATGATCATCCTCGCCGACGCCGACATCGATCACGCCGTGCGCGCCGCCACCTTCGGCGCCTTCCTCCACCAGGGGCAGATCTGCATGTCCACGCGCCGCATCCTGATCGAGCGCCCGGTGGCCGCCCGCTTCACCGAGCAGTTCGTCAAGCGGGTGTCGGGCCTCAAGGTGGGGAACCCCCGCGACCCGGAAACCGTCATCGGGCCGATCATCAACCGGGGCCAGCTCGAGGACATCCAGAAGAGCGTGGCGGGCGCCGTCAGGGACGGCGCGCGGATCCTGTGCGGAGGCAGGGCCGAGGGCCCCTGCTACCTCCCGACCGTGGTCGCGGGAGCCCGGCCCGGCACCCCCTTCAGCTGCGAGGAGACCTTCGGCCCGGTGGTGTCCATCATCGAGGTGGACGACGTCGAGCAGGCGATCGCCGTGGCGAACGAAACCCGCTACGGGCTCTCCGCCTCGGTGATCACGCGCGATTTCAACCGGGGGCTGGCCATCGCCGAGCGGATCGAATCGGGGATCGTGCACATCAACGACCAGACCGTGCACGACGAGCCGCAGGTCCCCTTCGGGGGGATCAAGGACAGCGGCTGGGGCCGGTTCGGCGGCCGCGCGGGCCTGGAGGAATTCACCGAGCTGCGCTGGATCAGCATGCAGCGCTCCCCGCGCCAGTATCCTTTCTAG
- a CDS encoding SDR family NAD(P)-dependent oxidoreductase has protein sequence MKNVEGKVAFITGGASGAGLGMARVFLKNGIRVAIADIRRDSLDRAMAGFERGAEVHPILLDVADREAMARAADETERVFGRVHIVCNNAGINLFVPIEECTYNDWDWVMGVDFGGVVNGVQTFVPRIRRHGEGGHIVNTASMAAFLPSPLAGAYTAAKFAVRGLSEALRLSLYHHNIGVSVFCPGLINSAIYESEKMRPDALPSPENTERNRRFMDRLPEIHRFGMDPEEVGEKVLAGIRANDLYIFSHPEFRDELREMFDRTLAAVPAGEVPAERLAFEQGRREGLEKDRKGADAIG, from the coding sequence ATGAAGAACGTGGAAGGGAAGGTGGCCTTCATCACCGGCGGGGCGAGCGGCGCCGGCCTGGGGATGGCCCGGGTGTTTCTGAAAAACGGGATCCGGGTCGCGATCGCCGACATCCGCCGGGACAGCCTCGACCGCGCCATGGCCGGGTTCGAGCGGGGGGCGGAAGTGCACCCGATCCTGCTCGACGTGGCCGACCGCGAGGCGATGGCGCGCGCGGCCGACGAGACCGAACGGGTGTTCGGCCGGGTGCACATCGTGTGCAACAACGCCGGGATCAACCTCTTCGTCCCGATCGAGGAGTGCACCTACAACGACTGGGACTGGGTCATGGGGGTCGATTTCGGCGGGGTGGTCAACGGCGTCCAGACCTTCGTCCCCCGCATCCGGCGGCACGGCGAAGGGGGCCACATCGTCAACACCGCCTCGATGGCCGCCTTCCTGCCGAGCCCGCTGGCGGGGGCGTACACGGCCGCCAAGTTCGCCGTGCGCGGCCTGAGCGAGGCGCTCCGGCTGAGCCTCTACCACCACAACATCGGCGTCTCGGTCTTCTGCCCCGGGCTGATCAACAGCGCGATCTACGAAAGCGAAAAGATGCGGCCCGATGCGCTCCCCTCGCCCGAAAACACCGAGCGCAACCGCCGCTTCATGGACCGGCTCCCCGAAATCCACCGGTTCGGGATGGACCCGGAGGAGGTGGGGGAAAAGGTCCTGGCCGGAATCCGCGCCAACGACCTCTACATCTTCAGCCACCCCGAATTCCGGGACGAACTGAGGGAGATGTTCGACCGGACGCTCGCGGCCGTCCCCGCGGGGGAGGTCCCGGCCGAGCGCCTGGCGTTCGAGCAGGGGCGGCGCGAGGGGCTCGAAAAGGACAGGAAAGGGGCCGACGCGATCGGCTGA
- a CDS encoding SDR family NAD(P)-dependent oxidoreductase: MLDIEGKGAFVTGGASGIGLGIAEAMVDAGMKVVIADMQEDYLGEALRGFRQRGRGESVHGLLLDVTDRAAFEQAADEAEGVFGKIHVLSANAGVGILGPVGDAKYGDWDWALGVMVGGVVNALQVFLPRILRHGEGGHIVATSSMSGVLPLPGTAIYSTAKGAVVALCEALRGELAPDKIGISAFCPGPVATRISRTGRLRPEKYRKESGYAEMERRIENRPAFRSEMSPGECGRRVLDGIRRNDLYIFTHREFREGVAEKMEAMLASFPDEPVDGARAKEFAFLTSNPIYREILERKGRA; this comes from the coding sequence ATGCTGGACATTGAGGGGAAGGGGGCCTTCGTCACGGGGGGCGCCAGCGGGATCGGGCTCGGGATCGCCGAAGCGATGGTCGACGCCGGCATGAAGGTGGTGATCGCCGACATGCAGGAGGACTACCTCGGGGAGGCCCTCCGGGGCTTCCGGCAGCGGGGGCGCGGAGAGAGCGTGCACGGGCTGCTCCTCGACGTGACCGACCGCGCGGCTTTCGAGCAGGCGGCCGACGAGGCGGAGGGGGTGTTCGGCAAAATTCACGTGCTCTCTGCCAACGCCGGCGTCGGCATCCTCGGCCCGGTCGGGGACGCGAAATACGGCGACTGGGACTGGGCCCTGGGAGTGATGGTCGGCGGCGTCGTCAACGCCCTCCAGGTTTTCCTCCCCCGCATCCTGCGCCACGGCGAGGGGGGGCACATCGTCGCCACCTCCTCCATGTCGGGGGTGCTCCCGCTGCCGGGCACCGCCATCTACTCGACGGCCAAGGGGGCGGTCGTGGCCCTGTGCGAGGCGCTGCGGGGGGAACTGGCCCCGGACAAGATCGGAATATCCGCCTTCTGCCCCGGGCCGGTGGCCACCCGGATCAGCCGGACCGGGCGTCTCCGGCCGGAAAAGTACCGGAAGGAGAGCGGCTACGCCGAAATGGAGCGCCGGATCGAGAACCGCCCCGCCTTCCGGAGCGAGATGAGCCCCGGGGAGTGCGGCCGGAGGGTGCTCGACGGCATCCGGCGCAACGATCTGTACATCTTCACCCACCGGGAATTCCGGGAAGGGGTCGCGGAAAAAATGGAGGCCATGCTCGCCTCCTTCCCGGACGAGCCGGTCGACGGCGCACGGGCGAAGGAATTCGCCTTTCTGACCTCCAATCCCATATACCGGGAGATCCTCGAAAGGAAGGGGCGCGCATGA
- a CDS encoding radical SAM protein: MIGLVSSPDTRQKLEILSADAQYDLACACGTGKDDRRRRGSGDGWIYPVTLAGGGTSVLFKTLVSNVCANDCLYCPLRADQDVRRCALTGEETVRAFLDYYTRGRVFGLFLTSGVPGTPDAAMEQLIRVARILRTRHGFRGYIHLKIIPGASAAAVEEAVSLSTAVSLNIETPGARHLARLSRRKDFLHDIVEPIKLVSRLTAPGARYERVKQTTQFVVGAAEETDAEIVRYMGGLYDRLRLQRVYFSAYQKGPGDSAPAGEGARTGRDALAREHRLYQVDFLMRRYGFAAAEIGFDPSGNLPLELDPKEEWARRHPEFFPLDINRAPARDLLRVPGLGEVTVRRIVERRKGSRIRALDEVARPTAWIRKAGGYLRA; the protein is encoded by the coding sequence ATGATCGGCCTCGTCAGCAGCCCGGACACCCGGCAGAAGCTCGAGATCCTGAGCGCGGACGCCCAGTACGACCTGGCGTGCGCCTGCGGCACCGGCAAGGACGACCGCCGGCGGCGAGGGTCCGGGGACGGCTGGATCTATCCCGTGACCCTCGCCGGCGGGGGCACGAGCGTCCTGTTCAAGACCCTGGTCTCGAACGTCTGCGCCAACGACTGCCTCTACTGCCCGCTGCGGGCGGACCAGGACGTGCGCCGCTGCGCCCTCACCGGGGAGGAGACCGTCCGGGCCTTCCTCGATTACTACACGCGCGGCAGGGTGTTCGGCCTCTTTCTCACCTCGGGGGTGCCGGGAACGCCCGACGCCGCCATGGAGCAGCTGATCCGCGTCGCCCGCATCCTGCGCACCCGGCACGGCTTCAGGGGCTACATCCACCTCAAGATCATCCCGGGCGCCAGCGCCGCCGCCGTCGAGGAGGCGGTTTCCCTCTCGACCGCGGTCTCGCTCAACATCGAGACCCCCGGGGCGCGCCACCTCGCCCGCCTCTCCCGGCGCAAGGACTTCCTGCACGACATCGTGGAGCCGATCAAGCTGGTCAGCCGCCTGACGGCCCCCGGCGCGCGCTACGAGCGGGTGAAGCAGACCACCCAGTTCGTGGTGGGGGCGGCGGAGGAGACCGACGCCGAGATCGTGCGCTACATGGGGGGGCTCTACGACCGGCTCCGGCTCCAGCGCGTCTACTTCAGCGCCTACCAGAAGGGGCCGGGGGACTCCGCGCCGGCGGGGGAGGGCGCACGGACCGGCCGGGACGCCCTGGCCCGGGAACACCGCCTCTACCAGGTCGATTTCCTGATGCGGCGGTACGGGTTCGCCGCCGCGGAGATCGGCTTCGACCCCTCCGGCAACCTCCCGCTGGAACTCGACCCGAAGGAGGAGTGGGCGCGGAGGCACCCGGAGTTCTTCCCGCTGGACATCAACCGCGCTCCCGCGCGCGACCTGCTGCGGGTCCCGGGGCTGGGGGAGGTCACCGTGCGCCGGATCGTGGAGCGGCGCAAGGGCTCGAGGATCCGGGCCCTCGACGAGGTGGCCCGTCCCACGGCGTGGATCCGGAAGGCGGGAGGATACCTCAGAGCCTAG
- a CDS encoding aldehyde dehydrogenase family protein yields MIKRRQRGERNESEIVHINDQTVHDEPKIPFGGIKGSGWGRFGVRAGLEKFTELRWISMQRPPAPVSFLAGW; encoded by the coding sequence ATGATTAAGCGGAGACAACGCGGAGAGAGGAACGAATCGGAGATCGTGCACATCAACGACCAGACCGTGCACGACGAGCCGAAGATCCCCTTCGGGGGGATCAAGGGCAGCGGCTGGGGTCGGTTCGGCGTCCGGGCGGGCCTGGAGAAATTCACCGAACTGCGTTGGATCAGTATGCAGCGCCCCCCTGCGCCAGTATCATTTCTGGCAGGTTGGTGA
- a CDS encoding protein-ADP-ribose hydrolase has product MTQEERLRTLIEALLAEDDRYRGVAVPQGGEERWRLLRSLMNVRPARPAGEEFLRVQDEYLQAETARRGVVDADALPATADPRLVLWRGDITTLRIDAIVNAANSRMEGCWEPCHDCIDNCIHTWAGVQLRLRCHEIMERQGHPEPTGRAEITPGYNLPARYVLHTVGPIIHARVSERDRELLASCYSRCLRLAEENGCRAVAFCAISTGVFRFPREEAAGIAVRTVRETLDRGCGVARVVFDVFTAGDEAVYRRLLQ; this is encoded by the coding sequence ATGACCCAGGAGGAGAGGCTGCGGACCCTGATCGAGGCGCTGCTGGCGGAAGACGACCGGTACCGCGGCGTGGCGGTTCCGCAGGGAGGGGAGGAACGGTGGCGGCTGCTCCGCTCCCTCATGAACGTCCGCCCCGCCCGCCCGGCTGGCGAGGAATTCCTCCGGGTGCAGGACGAGTACCTGCAGGCGGAGACGGCCCGGCGGGGGGTGGTCGACGCCGACGCCCTGCCGGCGACGGCCGACCCGCGCCTGGTCCTGTGGCGGGGGGACATCACCACGCTGCGGATAGACGCCATCGTCAACGCCGCCAACAGCCGGATGGAAGGGTGCTGGGAGCCGTGCCACGACTGCATCGACAACTGCATCCACACCTGGGCCGGGGTGCAGTTGCGGCTGCGGTGCCACGAGATCATGGAGCGGCAGGGGCACCCGGAACCGACCGGGCGGGCCGAGATCACCCCCGGCTACAACCTCCCGGCGCGATACGTGCTCCACACGGTGGGGCCCATCATCCACGCGCGGGTGTCGGAGCGCGACCGGGAGCTGCTCGCTTCCTGCTACTCCCGCTGTCTTAGGCTGGCCGAAGAGAACGGCTGCCGCGCCGTTGCCTTCTGCGCGATCTCCACCGGGGTCTTCCGCTTCCCGCGGGAGGAGGCCGCCGGGATCGCCGTGCGCACGGTCCGGGAGACCCTCGACCGGGGGTGCGGGGTCGCCCGGGTGGTCTTCGACGTGTTCACGGCCGGCGACGAGGCGGTCTACCGCCGGTTGCTGCAGTAG
- a CDS encoding NAD-dependent protein deacetylase of SIR2 family, with amino-acid sequence MRESEWIYAKAGSGGLAEAVDALGEWLENSDRVLVGAGAGLSAAAGLSYLDEDLFRRFQPEMAARGYHYPYQLFEREKEGWPEAREWAYLVRHIHFVRHVFPPAELYRKLLALLAGRDFFVVTSNCDRQLLRTGFPMERVFEAQGSYDRLRCTAGCTRETWAVEPVIDRLLPLIDPETFTISDESAIPRCPSCGASLATAFRSFDGYREERGRYEEWIEGTAGGRLCILELGVGFNTPGVIRWPFERLAHLHGRAHLFRVNREYREWPGHGGFAMVPAELAGRATPMPWDAGEVIERLHVRFAKAEGAPAGAPAGVAAGEGA; translated from the coding sequence ATGCGTGAGAGTGAGTGGATATACGCGAAGGCCGGGAGCGGAGGGCTGGCGGAAGCGGTCGACGCCCTGGGGGAGTGGCTCGAGAATTCCGACCGGGTCCTCGTCGGCGCGGGGGCCGGGCTTTCGGCCGCCGCCGGGCTCAGCTACCTCGACGAGGACCTCTTCCGGCGGTTTCAGCCCGAGATGGCGGCCCGGGGCTACCACTACCCCTACCAGCTGTTCGAGCGGGAGAAGGAAGGGTGGCCCGAGGCGAGGGAGTGGGCCTACCTCGTCCGGCATATCCATTTCGTGCGCCACGTCTTCCCCCCGGCCGAACTCTACCGGAAACTCCTCGCGCTCCTTGCGGGGCGGGATTTTTTCGTCGTCACCTCCAACTGCGACCGGCAGCTTTTGCGCACCGGCTTCCCCATGGAGCGGGTGTTCGAGGCCCAGGGGAGCTACGACCGGCTCCGCTGCACGGCCGGCTGCACGCGGGAGACCTGGGCCGTCGAGCCCGTCATCGACCGGCTCCTCCCGCTCATCGACCCGGAGACCTTCACGATTTCCGATGAGAGCGCCATCCCCCGCTGCCCCTCGTGCGGGGCGTCGCTCGCGACGGCGTTCCGCTCCTTCGATGGGTACCGGGAGGAGCGGGGGCGCTACGAGGAGTGGATCGAGGGGACCGCGGGCGGACGCCTCTGCATCCTCGAACTTGGGGTGGGGTTCAACACCCCGGGGGTCATCCGCTGGCCCTTCGAGCGGTTGGCGCACCTGCACGGGCGGGCCCACCTCTTCCGCGTCAACCGGGAGTACCGGGAGTGGCCCGGCCACGGGGGCTTCGCCATGGTCCCGGCCGAACTCGCGGGGCGGGCGACCCCGATGCCGTGGGACGCCGGCGAGGTGATCGAACGGCTGCACGTCCGGTTCGCGAAGGCGGAAGGCGCACCGGCGGGCGCGCCGGCGGGCGTGGCGGCCGGGGAGGGGGCATGA